In Oryza brachyantha chromosome 2, ObraRS2, whole genome shotgun sequence, a single window of DNA contains:
- the LOC102700865 gene encoding U1 snRNP-associated protein usp106-like isoform X1: MDAIRKQLDQLMGANRNGDVREVSRKYYDRDVCRLFLAGLCPHDLFQLTKMDMGPCPKLHSLQLRKEYEEAKAKGMDNYDRELEETIERLISECERKIQRALKRLEDDDAKAAIAISVTEVTQSKEVLEFSKQIKEKMKEIDAFDLEGNTEGKIRATEEVDKLKEQRAEEQAKLLLEAFNKDRVSLMTSLQTANQSTAPAAAPDARTQEMIAEKLKKAEELGENGMIDEAQKLLDEAEALKKLGARPQPVPDSAKMSTHVQITDQKLRLCDICGAFLSMYDSDRRLADHFGGKLHMGYMLIREKLPELQEEKNKRRKMDRAEYDRSRSRERSLERDRASSKDRHRGDRESSRDRDYGHRRSHDRYHDRESRPGKDRESGRSRSYDSRGHRRSRSPRDSSRDYDQYGRDDRRHRR; the protein is encoded by the exons ATGGACGCGATCCGGAAGCAGCTCGACCAGCTCATGGGCGCCAACCGCAACGGCGACGTGCGGGAGGTCAGCCGCAAGTACTACGACCGCGACGTCTGCCGCCTCTTCCTCGCGGGACTCTGCCCCCACGACCTGTTCCAGCTCACC AAGATGGACATGGGGCCGTGCCCCAAGCTGCACTCGCTGCAGCTGCGTAAGGA ATATGAAGAAGCCAAGGCCAAAGGTATGGACAATTATGACCGTGAATTGGAAGAAACTATAGAAAGACTAATATCTGAGTGTGAAAGGAAGATTCAAAGAGCCCTTAAGCGCCTAGAGGATGATGATGCCAAGGCAGCTATAGCAATTTCTGTCACTGAAGTCACACAG AGTAAAGAAGTGCTTGAGTTCtccaaacaaattaaggaGAAGATGAAGGAGATTGATGCTTTTG ATCTTGAGGGAAACACTGAAGGCAAAATTCGCGCTACTGAAGAGGTTGACAAGCTAAAGGAACAGAGGGCGGAAGAGCAG GCAAAGCTTCTACTTGAAGCCTTTAATAAGGACCGTGTCTCATTAATGACTTCTCTCCAAACTGCTAATCAATCAACtgcacctgctgctgctccagaTGCACGCACACAAGAAATGATTGctgaaaaactcaaaaaggCAGAAGAACTAG GTGAGAATGGAATGATCGATGAAGCTCAAAAACTGTTGGATGAAGCAGAAGCTCTGAAGAAG CTTGGTGCTCGGCCACAGCCAGTTCCAGATTCTGCAAAGATGTCAACTCACGTTCAGATT ACAGATCAAAAGTTGCGCCTGTGTGATATATGTGGGGCATTCTTGAGCATGTATGACAG TGACCGGCGTTTGGCAGATCATTTTGGAGGGAAACTTCATATGGGTTATATGCTGATACGTGAGAAGTTGCCTGAACTGCAA gaagagaaaaacaaaaggcgCAAGATGGACCGAGCTGAATATGACAGAAG TAGGTCCAGGGAAAGGAGCCTAGAACGTGACAGAGCATCTAGCAAGGATCGCCATAGAGGAGACCGAGAGAGCAGCCGTGACAGGGATTATGGCCATAGGAGAAGCCATGATCGATACCATGACAGAGAAAGTAGGCCGGGCAAGGACAGAGAATCAGGGAGATCCCGTAGTTATGATTCAAGGGGCCATCGAAGGTCACGATCCCCTAGGGACAGTTCTAGAGACTATGACCAATATGG GCGTGATGACCGTCGGCATCGGCGCTAG
- the LOC102704314 gene encoding probable protein phosphatase 2C 21 isoform X1 encodes MGASASTSLTSKLSNEGENQRIKYASSTMQGCCIKKEDALAVELDLDALKNTSFFGVYDGHGGAEVAMYCARRFHIMLREDKDYFNKLPNAIISVYSRLDDDLQRSNEWRESLYPRGNGDCFQFLSANLWPSAELPETTNYVAPLRKGSTACVVIIRGNHIIVGNLGDSRCVLSENGQAFNLSIDHKPNIQPERLRIERAGGRVLSERVPFVGPGKKIRYRCGVARIEGRFGLSRAIGDFQFKQNKDMPPSQQIVTCVPDVHLVNITDKTEFLVIASDGVWSQMSSKEVVDFVRKELNSMTNLRAICEKLLDRCLLSKDNVTAILVQFKPRAAVAPNLSGIEEPGIKKEIDDDSEELPLSHHPQE; translated from the exons ATGGGTGCATCTGCCAGCACTTCATTAACGTCGAAGCTTAGTAATGAAGGAGAGAATCAGAGAATTAAGTATGCCTCATCAACTATGCAAGGATGTTGTATTAAGAAGGAAGATGCT CTTGCAGTTGAACTAGATTTAGATGCATTAAAGAACACGTCATTCTTTGGTGTTTATGATGGCCATGGAG GAGCTGAAGTAGCAATGTACTGTGCAAGACGATTTCATATTATGCTTCGCGAggataaagactatttcaacAAACTGCCCAATGCAATTATCTCCGTGTACTCCAG GCTTGATGATGATTTGCAACGATCAAATGAATGGAGGGAGTCGCTTTATCCCCGTGGTAATGGTGATTGTTTCCAGTTCCTCAGTGCGAACCTCTGGCCTTCTGCAGAG CTGCCTGAGACAACAAATTACGTTGCACCATTACGCAAAGGAAGCACAGCATGTGTGGTAATTATTAGAGGAAATCATATCATTGTTGGAAATCTTGGTGATTCTCGTTGCGTACTTTCAGAGAATGGTCAG GCATTTAATTTGTCTATCGATCACAAACCAAATATCCAACCAGAACGTCTGAGAATTGAAAGAGCAGGAGGACGAGTATTATCAGAACGAGTTCCTTTCGTAGgtccaggaaaaaaaatcaggtacCGTTGCGGTGTGGCTCGTATTGAAGGAAGGTTTGGCCTGTCCAGAGCGATTG GCGATTTTCAATTTAAGCAGAACAAAGATATGCCTCCTTCGCAGCAAATTGTGACATGCGTCCCTGACGTTCACCTT gtAAACATAACTGATAAAACTGAATTTCTTGTCATAGCAAGTGACGGCGTCTG GAGTCAAATGTCAAGTAAGGAAGTGGTTGATTTCGTACGTAAGGAGTTGAACTCG ATGACGAATCTACGCGCCATTTGTGAGAAGCTTCTCGATCGTTGCTTGCTTTCGAAGGACAACGTGACGGCCATACTGGTTCAGTTCAAGCCCCGCGCCGCAGTTGCTCCTAACCTGTCCGGCATTGAGGAGCCCGGCATTAAGAAAGAGATCGATGACGACAGTGAGGAGCTCCCATTGTCCCATCATCCTCAGGAATAG
- the LOC102704314 gene encoding probable protein phosphatase 2C 21 isoform X2 — MYCARRFHIMLREDKDYFNKLPNAIISVYSRLDDDLQRSNEWRESLYPRGNGDCFQFLSANLWPSAELPETTNYVAPLRKGSTACVVIIRGNHIIVGNLGDSRCVLSENGQAFNLSIDHKPNIQPERLRIERAGGRVLSERVPFVGPGKKIRYRCGVARIEGRFGLSRAIGDFQFKQNKDMPPSQQIVTCVPDVHLVNITDKTEFLVIASDGVWSQMSSKEVVDFVRKELNSMTNLRAICEKLLDRCLLSKDNVTAILVQFKPRAAVAPNLSGIEEPGIKKEIDDDSEELPLSHHPQE, encoded by the exons ATGTACTGTGCAAGACGATTTCATATTATGCTTCGCGAggataaagactatttcaacAAACTGCCCAATGCAATTATCTCCGTGTACTCCAG GCTTGATGATGATTTGCAACGATCAAATGAATGGAGGGAGTCGCTTTATCCCCGTGGTAATGGTGATTGTTTCCAGTTCCTCAGTGCGAACCTCTGGCCTTCTGCAGAG CTGCCTGAGACAACAAATTACGTTGCACCATTACGCAAAGGAAGCACAGCATGTGTGGTAATTATTAGAGGAAATCATATCATTGTTGGAAATCTTGGTGATTCTCGTTGCGTACTTTCAGAGAATGGTCAG GCATTTAATTTGTCTATCGATCACAAACCAAATATCCAACCAGAACGTCTGAGAATTGAAAGAGCAGGAGGACGAGTATTATCAGAACGAGTTCCTTTCGTAGgtccaggaaaaaaaatcaggtacCGTTGCGGTGTGGCTCGTATTGAAGGAAGGTTTGGCCTGTCCAGAGCGATTG GCGATTTTCAATTTAAGCAGAACAAAGATATGCCTCCTTCGCAGCAAATTGTGACATGCGTCCCTGACGTTCACCTT gtAAACATAACTGATAAAACTGAATTTCTTGTCATAGCAAGTGACGGCGTCTG GAGTCAAATGTCAAGTAAGGAAGTGGTTGATTTCGTACGTAAGGAGTTGAACTCG ATGACGAATCTACGCGCCATTTGTGAGAAGCTTCTCGATCGTTGCTTGCTTTCGAAGGACAACGTGACGGCCATACTGGTTCAGTTCAAGCCCCGCGCCGCAGTTGCTCCTAACCTGTCCGGCATTGAGGAGCCCGGCATTAAGAAAGAGATCGATGACGACAGTGAGGAGCTCCCATTGTCCCATCATCCTCAGGAATAG
- the LOC102701141 gene encoding uncharacterized protein LOC102701141 — MDNLECTVGEDSLNLQCNLCDSEVVHSMTEILLRGLATASVDSTTGDIFKNPSSVAVGMKAELAEYLIQRSTMLVGEAVDGGEDHSEELIKASSAPTEFLSDLIDGFVAPKRNLLSHVSGFLSSESRLNKIKDFIHKMEAEDCWALDGRESTAGTILKSIDMKCTFHCPERFDTQDKLAKHRSMCRFRIVNCQNDGCIASFSANHIERHDSVCLFKALPCEQLCEQHVMRCEMDMHCASVCPMKLVNCPFYQVGCETAFPQCVLNKHCSELLQTHLLYILQLTTRQEASVNDMNQRLHLLEKAQSLNELSGALDVRTLTLTTKEQEAKIKQLERDLKVQEAKLKKLENEFKLGKV, encoded by the exons ATGGACAACCTTGAATGCACGGTTGGAGAAGATAGCTTAAATTTGCAGTGCAACCTCTGTGACTCAGAGGTAGTGCATTCCATGACAGAAATCCTGCTTCGTGGATTGGCCACTGCCTCAGTTGACAGCACTACTGGTGATATCTTCAAGAACCCATCGTCTGTAGCTGTTGGCATGAAGGCTGAGCTAGCAGAATATTTGATTCAGAGATCCACGATGCTTGTTGGTGAGGCTGTGGATGGAGGTGAGGATCACTCAGAAGAATTAATAAAAGCATCCAGTGCGCCGACGGAATTCCTGTCAGACTTGATCGATGGTTTTGTAGCACCAAAAAGAAACTTGTTGAGCCATGTATCTGGGTTTTTGTCTAGCGAAAGCCGCTTGAACAAAATTAAAGACTTCATACATAAGATGGAGGCAGAGGACTGCTGGGCACTGGATGGAAGAGAGTCTACTGCAGGGACCATTCTGAAGAGCATAGACATGAAATGCACTTTCCATTGCCCTGAGAGATTTGACACACAAGATAAGCTAGCTAAACACAGAAGTATGTGTAGATTTAGGATAGTAAACTGCCAAAATGATGGATGTATAGCTTCCTTTTCTGCTAATCACATTGAGAGGCATGACTCTGTCTGCCTGTTTAAGGCCCTACCATGTGAGCAGTTGTGCGAGCAGCATGTTATGCGGTGTGAGATGGACATGCACTGTGCATCAGTTTGCCCTATGAAGCTTGTTAATTGCCCTTTTTACCAGGTTGGCTGTGAAACAGCTTTTCCGCAGTGTGTTCTTAATAAGCATTGTTCAGAGCTCCTTCAGACCCATCTTCTGTATATTCTCCAACTGACTACAAGACAGGAGGCTTCTGTTAATGATATGAATCAACGGTTACACCTCCTTGAGAAG GCCCAGTCACTGAATGAGCTATCTGGGGCTTTAGATGTCAGGACCCTTACTCTGACAACAAAGGAGCAAGAAGCAAAGATTAAGCAACTTGAACGGGATCTCAAAGTGCAAGAGGCCAAGCTGAAGAAACTTGAGAACGAGTTTAAGTTAGGGAAAGTGTGA
- the LOC102704036 gene encoding putative cyclin-F1-2 has translation MLAPRFGPFAAAGSAAPQKDVADRDSYLRAVIGALPPVAPAARPPPSPDSPRTPPAAYGSSLLNYGDAVHPHHVPEQKPVAPLPPQESEPAQGGADHPVVVTNNNSATRPQLCEPYDDDIDATLRAMERNTKERPSPHFLEMIQPGYMTVEVRTSMIRFMAGLTKQQDLAAGTLHRAAYYLDRYLSVTPQSDDRMRLCLVGATAVFLAAKYEDRSTVSKLNASAVATYCGYIGETRNRLVACMENEILTALDYNLSGPTAYTFVEHFTRYYGQEMEDQVVQQAAHRLAESTLHDYGFHRYLPSVVAASAIFLARLHVLCERWSKELESLTGYKAIELMDCVCNIYNRIPNPRFQLYREYFLEDP, from the coding sequence ATGCTGGCCCCAAGGTTCGGCCctttcgccgccgccggcagcgccgCGCCGCAGAAGGACGTCGCGGATCGTGACTCGTATCTCCGCGCTGTTATTGGCGCGCTGCCTCCGGTTGCACCGGCAGCACGACCGCCACCGTCACCGGACTCCCCCCGTACCCCACCTGCCGCCTACGGCAGCTCCCTCCTCAACTACGGCGACGCCGTCCACCCCCACCACGTCCCGGAGCAGAAGCCGGTGGCGCCGTTGCCACCTCAGGAGAGCGAACCGGCGCAAGGAGGCGCCGATCACCCGGTGGTGGTCACCAATAACAACTCGGCGACACGGCCGCAGCTGTGCGAGCCCTACGACGACGATATCGATGCCACCCTCCGTGCCATGGAGAGGAACACAAAGGAGCGGCCCTCGCCCCACTTCCTGGAGATGATACAGCCTGGCTATATGACTGTCGAGGTGCGCACCTCGATGATCCGCTTCATGGCCGGTCTAACCAAGCAACAAGACCTTGCCGCCGGCACGCTCCACCGCGCCGCCTACTACCTGGACCGCTACCTGTCGGTGACGCCCCAGTCGGACGACAGGATGCGGCTGTGCCTCGTCGGCGCCACGGCTGTCTTTCTCGCGGCAAAGTACGAGGACCGGTCCACCGTGAGCAAGCTCAACGCCAGCGCGGTCGCCACCTACTGCGGGTACATCGGCGAGACCCGGAACAGGCTGGTGGCGTGCATGGAGAATGAGATCCTCACCGCGCTCGACTACAACCTCAGCGGGCCGACGGCGTACACGTTCGTGGAGCACTTCACGAGGTACTATGGCCAGGAAATGGAGGACCAGGTCGTGCAGCAGGCGGCGCATCGGCTGGCCGAATCGACGCTGCACGACTACGGCTTCCACCGCTACCTGCCGTCCGtcgtggcggcgtcggcgatcTTCCTGGCCAGGCTGCACGTCCTGTGCGAGCGATGGAGCAAGGAGCTCGAGAGCCTCACGGGCTACAAGGCCATCGAGTTGATGGACTGCGTGTGCAACATATACAACCGCATTCCAAATCCTAGGTTCCAACTCTATCGAGAGTACTTCTTGGAGGATCCATAG
- the LOC102700865 gene encoding U1 snRNP-associated protein usp106-like isoform X2, translating into MDAIRKQLDQLMGANRNGDVREVSRKYYDRDVCRLFLAGLCPHDLFQLTKMDMGPCPKLHSLQLRKEYEEAKAKGMDNYDRELEETIERLISECERKIQRALKRLEDDDAKAAIAISVTEVTQSKEVLEFSKQIKEKMKEIDAFDLEGNTEGKIRATEEVDKLKEQRAEEQAKLLLEAFNKDRVSLMTSLQTANQSTAPAAAPDARTQEMIAEKLKKAEELGENGMIDEAQKLLDEAEALKKLGARPQPVPDSAKMSTHVQITDQKLRLCDICGAFLSMYDSDRRLADHFGGKLHMGYMLIREKLPELQEEKNKRRKMDRAEYDRRSRERSLERDRASSKDRHRGDRESSRDRDYGHRRSHDRYHDRESRPGKDRESGRSRSYDSRGHRRSRSPRDSSRDYDQYGRDDRRHRR; encoded by the exons ATGGACGCGATCCGGAAGCAGCTCGACCAGCTCATGGGCGCCAACCGCAACGGCGACGTGCGGGAGGTCAGCCGCAAGTACTACGACCGCGACGTCTGCCGCCTCTTCCTCGCGGGACTCTGCCCCCACGACCTGTTCCAGCTCACC AAGATGGACATGGGGCCGTGCCCCAAGCTGCACTCGCTGCAGCTGCGTAAGGA ATATGAAGAAGCCAAGGCCAAAGGTATGGACAATTATGACCGTGAATTGGAAGAAACTATAGAAAGACTAATATCTGAGTGTGAAAGGAAGATTCAAAGAGCCCTTAAGCGCCTAGAGGATGATGATGCCAAGGCAGCTATAGCAATTTCTGTCACTGAAGTCACACAG AGTAAAGAAGTGCTTGAGTTCtccaaacaaattaaggaGAAGATGAAGGAGATTGATGCTTTTG ATCTTGAGGGAAACACTGAAGGCAAAATTCGCGCTACTGAAGAGGTTGACAAGCTAAAGGAACAGAGGGCGGAAGAGCAG GCAAAGCTTCTACTTGAAGCCTTTAATAAGGACCGTGTCTCATTAATGACTTCTCTCCAAACTGCTAATCAATCAACtgcacctgctgctgctccagaTGCACGCACACAAGAAATGATTGctgaaaaactcaaaaaggCAGAAGAACTAG GTGAGAATGGAATGATCGATGAAGCTCAAAAACTGTTGGATGAAGCAGAAGCTCTGAAGAAG CTTGGTGCTCGGCCACAGCCAGTTCCAGATTCTGCAAAGATGTCAACTCACGTTCAGATT ACAGATCAAAAGTTGCGCCTGTGTGATATATGTGGGGCATTCTTGAGCATGTATGACAG TGACCGGCGTTTGGCAGATCATTTTGGAGGGAAACTTCATATGGGTTATATGCTGATACGTGAGAAGTTGCCTGAACTGCAA gaagagaaaaacaaaaggcgCAAGATGGACCGAGCTGAATATGACAGAAG GTCCAGGGAAAGGAGCCTAGAACGTGACAGAGCATCTAGCAAGGATCGCCATAGAGGAGACCGAGAGAGCAGCCGTGACAGGGATTATGGCCATAGGAGAAGCCATGATCGATACCATGACAGAGAAAGTAGGCCGGGCAAGGACAGAGAATCAGGGAGATCCCGTAGTTATGATTCAAGGGGCCATCGAAGGTCACGATCCCCTAGGGACAGTTCTAGAGACTATGACCAATATGG GCGTGATGACCGTCGGCATCGGCGCTAG
- the LOC102703756 gene encoding cyclin-F2-2-like: MDTMMNPYIAELLADDITASMIGVLYGGGGGHAPLHTDIDTYLRAIGAVPALPEAPGEGYAVAAEMETLMSYDDANGVFYDCYTEMDVGVPARLPPPLGFPSLPVPALDGDEPVYAAPARLPPPPGFPPLPLPAQAAEPLYAAPVGEGHGSMEQLVWSEQHDDAPVSDNSMASRRQLCAPYDDDIDTTLRAMEKDAAERPSPEYLTTVHGGRISADLRAALVAWMDRFTQNYDLAAGTLHRAVSYVDRFLSARALPSYTNHQLSLLGATAVYTAAKYEEQRTTSKLNAKEIASYCGFTSAQEVTLMEKEMVAALDYRLGGPNAETFVNHFTRYSQGGGEEELRVQQLARAVADLSLKNYGCLSYLPSMVAAASISIARLTLIPPGALAWSTELQELTGYSSQDLLSCILTLGNTQ, from the exons atgGACACCATGATGAATCCCTACATCGCCGAGCTTCTCGCAGACGACATAACGGCCTCGATGATCGGCGTCttgtacggcggcggcggcggccacgcaCCGCTGCATACGGATATTGACACGTACCTCCGCGCCATCGGCGCGGTCCCGGCGCTTCCAGAAGCGCCCGGCGAAGGCTACG CGGTCGCCGCGGAGATGGAGACCTTGATGTCGTATGATGACGCCAATGGCGTATTCTACGACTGCTACACGGAGATGGATGTCGGGGTGCCTGCACGTCTTCCTCCGCCGCTGGGCTTTCCTTCCCTTCCCGTTCCAgcgctggacggcgacgagcccGTGTACGCCGCGCCCGCTCGTCTTCCTCCACCGCCCGGcttccctccccttcccctcccagCGCAAGCTGCGGAACCCCTGtacgccgctcccgtcggcgaAGGCCACGGGTCAATGGAGCAGCTGGTGTGGAGCGAGCAGCACGACGACGCTCCGGTCTCCGACAACTCCATGGCGTCGCGCCGGCAGCTGTGCGCGCCCTACGACGACGACATCGACACCACCCTACGGGCCATGGAGAAGGACGCCGCCGAGCGCCCGTCACCGGAGTACCTGACGACGGTGCACGGGGGTCGAATCAGCGCAGACCTGCGCGCTGCCCTCGTCGCCTGGATGGATAGATTTACGCAAAACtacgacctcgccgccggcacgctCCACCGCGCCGTGTCCTACGTCGACCGGTTCCTGTCCGCGAGAGCCCTGCCGAGCTACACCAACCATCAGCTCAGCCTCCTTGGCGCCACCGCCGTGTACACGGCGGCCAAGTACGAGGAGCAGAGAACGACGTCGAAGCTGAACGCCAAGGAGATCGCCAGCTACTGCGGGTTCACGTCGGCGCAGGAGGTGACCCTCATGGAGAAGGAGATGGTCGCCGCGCTCGACTACCGGCTGGGCGGCCCAAACGCGGAGACCTTCGTGAACCACTTCACCCGGTACAGCCAGGGAGGAGGTGAGGAGGAGCTGCGGGTGCAGCAGCTggcgcgtgccgtcgccgacctGTCGCTGAAGAACTACGGCTGCCTGAGCTACCTGCCGTCCATGGTGGCCGCGGCGTCGATCTCCATCGCGAGGTTGACGCTGATCCCGCCGGGCGCGCTGGCGTGGAGCACGGAGCTGCAGGAGCTGACTGGGTACAGCTCCCAGGACCTCCTCAGCTGCATCCTCACCTTGGGGAACACGCAGTGA
- the LOC102704314 gene encoding probable protein phosphatase 2C 21 isoform X3, translated as MKERIRELSMPHQLCKDVVLRRKMLLDDDLQRSNEWRESLYPRGNGDCFQFLSANLWPSAELPETTNYVAPLRKGSTACVVIIRGNHIIVGNLGDSRCVLSENGQAFNLSIDHKPNIQPERLRIERAGGRVLSERVPFVGPGKKIRYRCGVARIEGRFGLSRAIGDFQFKQNKDMPPSQQIVTCVPDVHLVNITDKTEFLVIASDGVWSQMSSKEVVDFVRKELNSMTNLRAICEKLLDRCLLSKDNVTAILVQFKPRAAVAPNLSGIEEPGIKKEIDDDSEELPLSHHPQE; from the exons ATGAAGGAGAGAATCAGAGAATTAAGTATGCCTCATCAACTATGCAAGGATGTTGTATTAAGAAGGAAGATGCT GCTTGATGATGATTTGCAACGATCAAATGAATGGAGGGAGTCGCTTTATCCCCGTGGTAATGGTGATTGTTTCCAGTTCCTCAGTGCGAACCTCTGGCCTTCTGCAGAG CTGCCTGAGACAACAAATTACGTTGCACCATTACGCAAAGGAAGCACAGCATGTGTGGTAATTATTAGAGGAAATCATATCATTGTTGGAAATCTTGGTGATTCTCGTTGCGTACTTTCAGAGAATGGTCAG GCATTTAATTTGTCTATCGATCACAAACCAAATATCCAACCAGAACGTCTGAGAATTGAAAGAGCAGGAGGACGAGTATTATCAGAACGAGTTCCTTTCGTAGgtccaggaaaaaaaatcaggtacCGTTGCGGTGTGGCTCGTATTGAAGGAAGGTTTGGCCTGTCCAGAGCGATTG GCGATTTTCAATTTAAGCAGAACAAAGATATGCCTCCTTCGCAGCAAATTGTGACATGCGTCCCTGACGTTCACCTT gtAAACATAACTGATAAAACTGAATTTCTTGTCATAGCAAGTGACGGCGTCTG GAGTCAAATGTCAAGTAAGGAAGTGGTTGATTTCGTACGTAAGGAGTTGAACTCG ATGACGAATCTACGCGCCATTTGTGAGAAGCTTCTCGATCGTTGCTTGCTTTCGAAGGACAACGTGACGGCCATACTGGTTCAGTTCAAGCCCCGCGCCGCAGTTGCTCCTAACCTGTCCGGCATTGAGGAGCCCGGCATTAAGAAAGAGATCGATGACGACAGTGAGGAGCTCCCATTGTCCCATCATCCTCAGGAATAG
- the LOC102703465 gene encoding BAG-associated GRAM protein 1-like: protein MEAAAAGFGSWMRGFLLPSLWEAEVAVSAAALLVAALLLFFLDQAVQSSTKSLPSSSSSSSSSLAVAAAGYRRDGGDGRRRRAKGRQEAAELGGTSNIVLPGVSSHSRDRTGYVINLELLSAKYLIGANLNGSSDPYAVISCGEQKRFSSMVPSSRNPLWGEEFNFLVRELPVEVTITIYDWDIVCKCKVIGSVTVAVIGEDETGATWFDLDSKSGQICMRFRSAKVFPTSESLFDQCVGIESQRKMILNKQYLPMMEDSGPIQPTFGLPHDEIVHQSYSCALERSFLHHGRMYISSWHLCFHSNVFSKQLNVIIPLQDIDEIKRSQHSLINPAITICLHTGSGGHGTPPSCRQNGRIRYKFTSFWNRNRTFRALENALQSYRATLEAEKQVRMHSLQQGGSSDAICSKTDDLKTAETSIERAKAFKPFINENVLVDATSKTFPGTSEKFFSIILGNNSKFFQQYRSGRKDTDLKLSKWYPSDEHGGNIREVMFRSLCHSPLCPPDTAVTEWQRASFSKDKTDLIYETKHQAHDVPFGSYFEIHCRWSLRTTSSSTCEVDIKIGVNMKKWCILQSKIKSGATDEYRREVCKILEAACDYVLKEESNSQASHEIVAIS from the exons ATGGAGGCGGCTGCTGCAGGGTTCGGCTCGTGGATGCGGGGCTTCCTCCTGCCGTCGCTGTGGGAGGCCGAGGTCGCCGTCTCCGCGGCAGCgctgctcgtcgccgcgctgcttctcttcttcctcgacCAGGCGGTCCAGTCCAGCACCAAGTCcttgccttcttcttcttcttcttcttcttcttctcttgcaGTTGCAGCCGCGGGCTATCGCCGGGATGGTGGCgatggtcgccggcggcgggccaAGGGGAGGCAGGAGGCCGCTGAACTTGGAGGGACCAGCAAT ATTGTTCTTCCGGGTGTTAGCTCTCACTCTCGGGACAGAACCGGCTACGTGATCAAC CTAGAGCTGCTCTCTGCTAAGTACCTGATCGGCGCCAACTTGAACGGGAGCTCTGATCCTTACGCCGTCATCTCCTGCGGAGAGCAGAAACGCTTCAG TTCCATGGTGCCTAGTTCAAGAAACCCATTGTGGGGGGAGGAGTTCAACTTCCTGGTCAGAGAGCTCCCGGTTGAG GTAACCATAACAATATATGACTGGGACATCGTGTGCAAGTGCAAAGTTATTGGATCTGTAACTGTAGCAGTTATTGGTGAAGACGAAACAGGAGCTACTTGGTTCGACCTGGACAGCAAATCTGGTCAG ATTTGCATGCGTTTTAGGTCAGCTAAAGTATTCCCGACTTCTGAGAG TCTGTTTGACCAATGTGTTGGAATCGAGTCCCAGAGAAAGATGATACTAAACAAGCAATACCTGCCAATGATGGAAGATAGTGGTCCTATACAACCTACATTTGGACTTCCTCATGACGAA ATTGTTCACCAAAGCTATTCTTGTGCTCTTGAGAGGTCTTTTTTGCACCATGGGCGTATGTACATCTCATCGTGGCATCTGTGCTTCCACTCCAATGTATTCTCCAAACAGTTGAAT GTGATTATTCCATTACAAGATATAGATGAG ATAAAAAGAAGCCAGCATTCCCTTATCAACCCAGCAATTACTATTTGTCTTCATACCGGTTCAGGTGGTCATGGAACACCCCCTTCATGCAGACAAAATG GAAGAATCAGGTACAAATTCACATCATTCTGGAACAGAAACCGCACATTTCGGGCCCTAGAGAATGCACTGCAGAGTTACAGGGCAACCTTAGAAGCTGAAAAGCAG GTCAGAATGCATTCACTTCAACAAGGAGGAAGCAGTGATGCCATCTGTAGCAAAACAGATGACCTAAAGACAGCAGAAACAAGCATTGAACGGGCAAAAGCATTCAAACCTTTCATCAATGAGAATGTTCTTGTAGATGCAACCAGT AAAACCTTCCCTGGCACATCTGAGAAGTTCTTCAGTATCATATTAGGTAACAATTCAAAGTTTTTCCAGCAGTACCGTTCTGGAAGAAAAGATACAGATTTAAAG TTGAGCAAGTGGTATCCCTCAGATGAGCACGGTGGCAATATCCGTGAAGTGATGTTCAGGTCTCTATGCCACAGTCCTTTGTGTCCCCCAGATACTGCGGTGACAGAATGGCAGCGTGCTTCCTTCTCAAAAGACAAAACAGATCTG ATCTATGAGACAAAGCATCAGGCACATGATGTTCCATTTGGTTCTTACTTTGAG ATTCACTGCAGGTGGTCTCTAAGAACAACCTCCAGTTCAACATGTGAAGTTGATATAAAGATTG gaGTAAACATGAAGAAATGGTGCATTTTgcaatccaaaataaaatctgGAGCAACTGATGAG TACAGGAGAGAGGTTTGCAAGATTTTGGAAGCTGCATGTGACTATGTCCTTAAAGAAGAGTCAAACAGCCAAGCAAGCCATGAAATTGTAGCAATATCTTAA